The nucleotide sequence AAGGTGTCCACGCAATGGCATCCGGACTGGCGCCGGGCGGTGCTCGTCGCCGAGCCGCGCCGGATCACGACCTCGGTCTACAACGGCCAGCCCGACCCGTTCAACGGCGGCGCCGTCGCCAGCTGCGCGCCGGCCGATGCGCTGCTGCCCGACGGCAAGCCGATCGTCGTGCTGTGCAAGCGCGTGGAGCGCGCGACGACCGATGAGACCGGTGCGCAGGGCTTTGCCGCCGGACTGCAAGGCGGCGTGCCCGCCCGCGGCAACAGCTGGACCTACAACGCCACCGGCCAGGTGCTGACGGCGACGGACGCCAGCGGACGCACCACGGTGATCAACGAGTACTACGACGACCGGACCACGGGCCACGCTCCGGGTGACCTCAAGAGCTCGAAGAACGCGCGTGGACACACGACGAATTATTCGAAGTACGACGGCGCCGGCAACCTGCTGGAGATGACCGACGCGAACAACGTCCTCACCACGTTCACCTACGACCTGCGCCAGCGTCTCACCTCGGTGACCACTGCGGGCGTGACGACGAGCTACGCGTACTGGCCTACGGGTTTGCTCAAGCGCGTGGACCAGCCGGACAGCAGCTTCGTGAGCTACGAGTACGACGACGCGCACCGGCTGAAGGCGGTGACCGACAGCCTGGGCAACCGCGTGGACTACACGGTGGACGCCGCGGGCAACCGCACGCAGGAACAAGCGAAGGACCCGCAGGGCGCGTTGAAGCGGACCATGAGCCGCACATTCGACGTGCTGAATCGCGCGCAGCAGACGACGGGGAGGGAGTAAGCCATGAATCGCATCAACACAGGCGCGAAGCGCCGGAGTGCTCTCGTGTCCGCCATGGCCGCGTTCATCGGGTTGGTCGGCGTTGTCGGGCCGGGCGTCCATGCGGCGACGCTGCCACCGCCGCCGGTCTCGCCGGCACCGGTCACCGACTACGAGTACGACGCCAACGGCAATCCAACCAAGGCCATCAAGGCCAAGGGCGTCTCGGGCTTCGGCTTCGCGACCACCAACGCGTACGACCCGCTGGACCGCCTCAAGACCAACACGGATGCCCGCAATGGCGTGACGCAGCTGGGCTACGACGGCATCGATCAGCTCAAGCAAGTCACGGATCCACGGAACCTCGTGACGGCGTACCAGCGCAACGGCCTGGGTGATCTCACGCAGCTGACCAGCCCGGACACGGGGCCGGCCAACATCACGTATGACGCGACCGGCAAGGTACTCACGCGGACCGACAGCCGGGGCGTACTGGCGACCTTGGGGTACGACGACCTGGACCGGCTCACCTCGGCGGTGTACACGAAGAGCGGACAGGCGCCCGTCAGCTACGCCTGGACCTATGACGAAACCGGCACGGGCTTCAGCAACGGCATCGGCCGGCTGACGACGGCCACGTTCCCCGGTGGATCGACCAGGTACGCCTACGACTCTTTGGGACGACTGACAACGGTGACGCAGACTGTCGGCACGTGGGTATCTGCCACGCGCTACGGGTATGACGCCGTGGGCCACGTTACGAGCCTCACCTACCCGTCGGGCCGGGTGCTGACGATCCAGTACAACGGCGGCCTGCCAGTGAGCATGAGTCTGGCGCCGAACGCGTCGAGCCCGGCTCAGCCCTTGATCAGCGACATCCAATGGGAGCCATTCGGACCGGTGCGCAGCTGGCAGATGCAGATGACCAACGGGACAAAGTTGCAGGAGCGGGTGCGCGACCAGTTCGGCCGTCTGGTGCGGTATCCGTTGGGTGCGGTGGTGCGCGACATCACCTACGACGCAGCGGACCGCATCGTCAGCTACACGCACCTGGATGCGGTGACCGGCCAAGCCACGGCGGCGGCGCAGGCGATGAACCAGAGCTTCGGCTACGACGAACTGGGCCGCCTGACGAGCATCGTCACGCCGTCAAACACCTGGGCGATCGGATACGACGCCAATGGCAACCGAACGAGCATGGCGATCAACGGCGCATCCCGCGGCTACACAACCGCGGCCACCAGCAACCGTCTCACGAGCGTCTCCAACCCCGCGCGGGGCTTCGGCTACGACGCGGCCGGCAACACACTGAGCGACACCGGGCTGGGATACACGGCGACGTATGGGCTGAACAACCGGCTGGAGACGCTCACGAAGGGCACACTGACCACGAGCTACCAGTACGACGCCAGTGGTCAGCGGCTGCGCAAGGAGCACAGCCTGGGGCTGCGGAACTTCGCCTATGACCAGGAAGGTCACCTGCTCGGCGAATACAACGCAACGGGCCCGGTGCAGGAGTTCGTGTGGCTGGGTGAAACACCGGTGGCGGTGCTCTTGGGATCGGTGGCGTCGACATTGCCGTTGCTCGTGTACCCCGACCACCTGAACGCGCCGCGTGTCCTCATCGACAAGAACGACGCCCTGCGCTGGCGCTGGATCAGCGAGCCGTTCGGCACAGGGCAGCCGGAGCAGGCGCCTTCAGGACTGTCGGTGGTCACGTTCAATCTGCGCTTCCCTGGACAGTTCTTCGACAGCGAGTCGGGTTTGAACTACAACTACTTCCGGGACTATGACGGGACGACCGGGAGATATGTTCAAAGTGATCCGATTGGACTGGGCGGCGGAATCAACACTTACGCTTACGTCGGCGGGAATTCTGTTCAATATATCGACCCGAGCGGACTCGAGGTGTTGGTGTGCTCGAGAAAGGCAAGGGGGATGCCTGGCAATCACGCATATCTTTGGGACACGACCACCTCAACCGCGGCGGGCCGGCGAGCAGTTTTCGGAATGTCCATCATTCCAGGAAGAGGGGATGACGAAGCGGGACCTTCAGGAGACGCTTGCCGTGTCGTGGAGGGGAGCGAAGGTAAAGAGGCAAAGGTCATGGCGGATATGAAAACCTGGGGTAATTGGGGGCTCTGGACTCCGTATGTAGACGACTGCCAGAATGCTATCGATAGAGTCCTCTCCGCAAATGATCTGCATAGCCCTGGCGTGCCTGGGGGACGATTTGACGAAATCCTTCCAACACCCAGGCCGACAATTCTTCCTCCGAGTCCAGCGGCCAACGCACCACGTCGATGAACATTCAACATTTTCAGATTCCTTGATTCGAATCTTTGCCCTCATCCTTTGGTTGTCGATATGCCAGTTGGCGTACGGAAGCACGTCTCCGAGTTCGTGCGGACTTTCATCCGTTGAAAAAATCCTGCCAAGCGATTGGAAAATCTATTCGTTAGAGCGTGAGGTAATTCCCAAGGGACACTATTGGGGGCGCACGGAAGAATACACGGGGCCCAAAGGCGTCGCCGTTCTTGCAATCGGGCCCAACGCGGTGGATTTCGAGTGGCAAAGTAAGTCGGGCGTTTGGACTCGCGAAGCGCTTGCCAGGGAATCGTTGACGTTGTACTTCATGCCTGCTGCCTATTCGGAGGACCGCATTCGTTCCCCCAAGGGGCCTCAATCCGCCACCTTGGCCTTCGAAAACCATGGATGTCAGGTGTATGGCTACGTCTCGTTCCAGACCATCGACAGCAAGAGGTTTGACACTCTGCTGAAGGTGGCGAACGCCACACGTTGGGTTGGTGGCCCGACCACCGATCAAGAGCTTTCCTGGCCCACTTGGAAATTGCAGCTCCGTCAAGCCATGGGGGCGGGGCTCCAAAACAAGTGATTGCTTAGCCCGAGCGGGAACTCCCGCTCGCAACCTGCCGGAGTCTTGAGGTGGCGGCGACACAAGTCGGGATGACTTGCTCGCCCTCCTCTTGTCCTTCTTTCGCTGCTTGGACGCACGAACATGGGCGGCCAGCACCATGTGCAGCAGTCTCGCGTCGTCTCTCCGTGAGCGTCGCGTTGGCGGAGCATCTCGCGGGCTGCCTTCGCGCCCACTTCCGCGTGCCCGGCGCCTCCATTCCGCCTCGTCTGCTGACGGCTTTTTCAAGCCGTTGCAATGACGTTCCGGCGCACGTTTTCCTCGCTGTCTTTACAGGCCAGATCCCCCTTGTTCACGGGGTCTGCGACCGCCTGAAAGGCAGGCCCGGGACCCATTCTTGCTATGGACCCCTGCGAACCCGGGATAGGGGCTTTGAAGCCCTCCGGAACGGGTAAGTTCAGTCATGGTGCAGGGCTACACTCGCCGCTCGCGTACGCGTAGAGCACCCCTCGAGGGGCCGCCGGACAGATACAACATCAAGGTCGACACCATGCATGCGATGAGGAATCGGGATCACGGACAACAAGCGCGACAGGCCAAACCGGCCTTCGCCTCTTTTGCTGCCATCTCCGCCGCCGTACTGGCTACGGCGGTGCTCGCCGCCTGCGGCGGCGGCAGCGGCGCCAAGGCCTCGCAGACCGCGGCCAAGGTGAACAAGGAAGAGATCACCGTCCACCAGATCAACTTCGTGCTGCAACGCCAGCCCAACGTGAAGCCCGAGCAGGTCGACGCCGCATCGCGTCAGATCCTCGAGCGCCTCATCGACCAGGAACTGGCCGTGCAGAAGGCCCAGGACCTCAAGGTCGATCGCGATCCGCGGGTGGTGCAACAGATCGAAACCGCGAAGCGGGAGATCATCGCCAGGGCCTATGCTGACCGCATCGGCGAGACGGCCACCAAGCCCTCCGACCAGGAAATCAAGCAGTACTACAACGACAAACCGGCACTTTTTGCCGAGCGTCGCATCTACAACTTGCAGGAAATCAACATCGAGGCCAAGCCGGATCAGTTCGAAGCGATCCGCGCCAAGCTCCAGGGGGCCAAGACCCTCCCCGAATTCCTCGAATCGCTCAAGAGCGACAACTTCAAGTTCGTCGGCTCGCAGATCGTGCGCTCGGCCGAGCAGATCCCGCTCAACAACCTCGACGCGATCTCTCGTCTGAAGGACGGCCAGTTCATCATGAACGGCCAGCCCAACGGCCTCACCGTGCTCTTCCTCGCCGGCTCGCAACGCCAGCCCGCCACCGAAGCCCAGGCGCGCCCCTCCATCGAGATGTTCCTGCTGAACCAGCGCAAGGCCGAACTGGTCGCCAAGGACATCAAGGCCATGCGCGACAACGCCAAGATCGAATACGTCGGCAAGTTCGCCGACATGGCTGCCTCCGCGCCTGCCGGCACCCCGGCAGCGACGCCCGCGTCCACCCCCACTCCCGCGGCACCGGCCCTCGAGCCCGCCGCCTCCGACAGCCCCACCGGCGCCAGCGGCCCGGTGGACAACAACCTTGCCAAGGGCCTAGGCATCAAATGATGAATACGCGTCGCTTCCCGATCCTCTCCTTCGCTTCGGCGGCCGCCACCGCCGTCACGGCCGTGCTCGCACTGTCGCTCTCCAGCGGCGCCGTCGCGCAGGCGCCGGCCCGTCCGGCCGCCGCTTCGACCGTGCCCGCCGCGCCGACCGGCCTGGCCTCCGGCGCCACCGCCGAGTACCGCCTGGGATCGGGCGA is from Mitsuaria sp. 7 and encodes:
- a CDS encoding EpsD family peptidyl-prolyl cis-trans isomerase codes for the protein MRNRDHGQQARQAKPAFASFAAISAAVLATAVLAACGGGSGAKASQTAAKVNKEEITVHQINFVLQRQPNVKPEQVDAASRQILERLIDQELAVQKAQDLKVDRDPRVVQQIETAKREIIARAYADRIGETATKPSDQEIKQYYNDKPALFAERRIYNLQEINIEAKPDQFEAIRAKLQGAKTLPEFLESLKSDNFKFVGSQIVRSAEQIPLNNLDAISRLKDGQFIMNGQPNGLTVLFLAGSQRQPATEAQARPSIEMFLLNQRKAELVAKDIKAMRDNAKIEYVGKFADMAASAPAGTPAATPASTPTPAAPALEPAASDSPTGASGPVDNNLAKGLGIK
- a CDS encoding RHS repeat domain-containing protein; the encoded protein is MNRINTGAKRRSALVSAMAAFIGLVGVVGPGVHAATLPPPPVSPAPVTDYEYDANGNPTKAIKAKGVSGFGFATTNAYDPLDRLKTNTDARNGVTQLGYDGIDQLKQVTDPRNLVTAYQRNGLGDLTQLTSPDTGPANITYDATGKVLTRTDSRGVLATLGYDDLDRLTSAVYTKSGQAPVSYAWTYDETGTGFSNGIGRLTTATFPGGSTRYAYDSLGRLTTVTQTVGTWVSATRYGYDAVGHVTSLTYPSGRVLTIQYNGGLPVSMSLAPNASSPAQPLISDIQWEPFGPVRSWQMQMTNGTKLQERVRDQFGRLVRYPLGAVVRDITYDAADRIVSYTHLDAVTGQATAAAQAMNQSFGYDELGRLTSIVTPSNTWAIGYDANGNRTSMAINGASRGYTTAATSNRLTSVSNPARGFGYDAAGNTLSDTGLGYTATYGLNNRLETLTKGTLTTSYQYDASGQRLRKEHSLGLRNFAYDQEGHLLGEYNATGPVQEFVWLGETPVAVLLGSVASTLPLLVYPDHLNAPRVLIDKNDALRWRWISEPFGTGQPEQAPSGLSVVTFNLRFPGQFFDSESGLNYNYFRDYDGTTGRYVQSDPIGLGGGINTYAYVGGNSVQYIDPSGLEVLVCSRKARGMPGNHAYLWDTTTSTAAGRRAVFGMSIIPGRGDDEAGPSGDACRVVEGSEGKEAKVMADMKTWGNWGLWTPYVDDCQNAIDRVLSANDLHSPGVPGGRFDEILPTPRPTILPPSPAANAPRR